The DNA region GCTGAAGACCCCAGGCACGCGACCGAGGGCTCCGCAGGCGTACTTCGAAGTACGTCGAGGACGCCCGAGAGAGCGTAACGCCGGAGATTCAGTCATTTCCGAAGCCGCGGTCTATCCTTTGGACCGGACCTCGCGGTCCCACCTTCTCATCCACTCCTGCCCTCGCTCCCCCAGCAGATCCCAGTCAATCTGCGCCGGCCGGATCTCGGCGAGCGCCAGCTCCGCCCATTCGGGCAGCGAGCCGGGCGGGAGATCATCACGCGCCGGCAGCCGAAAGACCTCGCGCGCCACCAGGCCCAGAGCCTCCTCACTGCCGATCCAGTCGATGAAGTCCTGGGCCGCTTCGGCGTGAGGAGCTCCTGCGACAAGCCCGATCGCGTCGTCGATCACGGGCGTTCCGCTGGTCGGAAACTTGTAGCTCACCGGAGCATCGCGCTCACCCAGCAGAAGCGCGTCGGTGAGCTCCCAGATCGTGACCAGGCCCTCTTGGCGGACGATCTTCTCGAACAGGAGCGCCGGGTTCTGGACATAGTCCGAAGTCTGGGCGTCGAGCCGGCGCAGCCAATCGAGCCCTGCATCTTCCGAGCCGGTCTCAGCGACCGATCTCGCCAGAATCAGCCCAAACGCGGTACGCATGGTTCCACTGGCGAGGGGATCCCGGATCACGACCTTCTGCCGCCAGCGCGGATCCAAAAGGTCTTCCCAATCCCGCGGCGCCTCGGACTCAGGAATGGCCGCCGAGTTGTAAAGCAGAACCGGCACGGCTCGATAGAGTCCAAAGTAGAGATCCCCGGAGTGCCGACTCTCCGGCGGCAAGTGATCGGCCCAACTCGGGCGATATGCGGCCAGAAGACCCTCGGTTGCACCGCGCGAGAGGATCGTGTCGGGGCCGCCGAACCAGAGGTCGGCCTGAGGGTTCGCTCGCTCCGAGCGCACTCGATCGTAGACTTCCTGTGAGCCCATATCGAGCCAGCGAACGTCGACCTGGGGATTGGTCGCCTCGTAGGCCTGCTCGACCAGCTCCAGAAGGTCGCGACCGTGCGGCGAGTAGAGCACCACCGGCGTGCGGCCGTCCGAGCAGGCGCTCAGAAGCATCACCCACAGCAGTAAGAAGCCCTTCGCACCAGCCTGAAAAGATGCACCTGCGCTGCGCGAAGACATGACGTCGGATTCTATCGGCTCACCCGACATCAGTCCCTTTATACTTCGCCGATGGGAATGAACCGCAAGCTCGGGGCCACCGCCGTCTTGCTCATGGTCCTATCCGCAGCAGTCGAACCGGCGCCGGCCGACGCCGAAGAGAGCTCGCTCGCGAGAATGCTCCAGAGCATCACCCACGATTTCGACCGCGAAGGCCTCGAGCCCGGCATCGTCTTCCAGGGAGAGGCCGGAGACCTCCAGGCCGGCGTCCGTTGCGCCACTCGGCCGATTGCGGACTTCGAGAGGCAGTTCATCGGATCGGCCGTAGCGGAGCACCTTCGAGCAGCGGGTACCCGACATCGCATGAAGGACCTCGAGATACCGGTCCATTTCCACATCCTGCGCAAGAAGAACGGAGACTGGAACATCACCGACCAGCAGATCGCGGAACAGCTGGACGTTCTCAACCGGTCCTTCACGGCCCACGGCTTCAGCTTCACCCTCGATGGCGTGTCACGGCGCAAGAAGAACAAGTTCGCCAAGAAGTGTCTCAGCGAAAAGGTGGAAACCAAGTTCAAGAAACGCTATGCCCTGGACCCGACTACCACGCTCAACATCTACACCTGCCGCCCAAAGGACGACGTTCTCGGCTACGCGTACTTCCCTTCGGACTATCCGGAAGACAGCTTCATGCACGGAATCGTCCTGCTGCACTCCACCTTCCCGGGTGGCAAGGCTACGCCTTTCGATCTCGGTGACACCGCGGTGCACGAGACCGGGCACTACCTAGGCCTCTACCACACGTTCGAGGGCAAGTGCTCGGCAAAGAACGATCGGATCTCCGACACCCCCCGCGAGAAAATGCCCGCCTCGGGCTGTCCTGTGACCCGCGATACCTGCCCCGAACCCGGCCTCGACCCGGTCACAAACTTCATGGACTACAGTGACGATGACTGCGTGGAAGAGTTCACTCCGGAGCAGGAGCAGTGGATGAAGGACCAGATCGCGACATTCAAGCCGGGCCTGATGTAGGTCGCCCCGCCGGCCATGAACGTAGATCGGGTACTGGAGGCCTTCCGCCGCTGGGGCTACCTGGAGGCGGATCTGGACTGGCTCGAACGGCTGGTCCCGGAACGACACCCCGAGCTTCACGATTGGACCTCGGACTCCGAGCAGGAGACCGCCCGACGCGCTCGCGAAGCCTACTGCGGCACGCTGGCGGTCGAGTTCGGTCACATTCCGGACCCGGAGAGGCGGCGGTGGATCGCCGACGCGATGGAAACCGCAAACGAGGCTGCTTCGAACGAGGCAACTCTGGAGCTGCTGCTCCGGGCCGCCACGTTCGAAGAAACGCTTCAGAGCCGCTACATCGGCAACAAACGCTTCTCGGTCGAGGGGCTGGAGGCCCTCGTGCCGCTGCTCGCCGAGATGCTCGAGACCGCCGCCGAGCGCGAGGCGGCGAAGGCGGTCCTGGCCATGAGCCATCGCGGGCGCCTCAATGTCATGGCGCATGTCGTCGGCGTTCCCCTCACGAAGCTGCTGGCCGGATTCGAGGACGTAGCGCCGAGGAGCATCATGGGCGCCGGCGACGTCAAGTACCATCTCGGCGCCACCGGCCTCTACAAGGCCCGCGGTGGTCGCGAGCTGAGCATTCACCTGGTATCCAATCCCAGCCACCTCGAGGCGGTCGCTCCGGTTGCAATGGGCAGGGTCCGGGCCAAACAGATGCGCCTCGACGACCGCGACGGAGTCAAGGTCGTTCCGATCATCATGCACGGCGACGCCGCGTTCGCCGGGCAAGGTATTGCCGCCGAAGCGCTCAACCTCGCCGAGGTCGACGGATTCTCCGTAGGCGGAACGGTCCATGTCGTGGTCAACAACCTGATCGGCTTCACCACCGAGCCGGCGGCGCTTCACTCTTCGCGGTTCGCGTCAGATATCGCCAAGCGCTTGCCGATTCCGGTCTTTCACGTCAATGGCGAGGACCCGGACGCGGTCGCGCGGGTGGCGCGGATCGCGATGGCCTATCGATACGAGTTCGGCAGCGATGTGGTCGTCGACTTGATCGGCTTTCGGCGCCACGGGCATAGCGAAATCGACGACCCGACCATGACCCAACCTGACATCTATGCCCGAGTCAAGGCGCGACCACCGCTGTGGAAGACCTACGCCGAGCGGATCGGAACCGCTGCCGACGAGCTCGACACCCTGGTCGCCGCGGTACGCGAGGAGTTCGGACAAGCCAAGCAGATAGCGGAATCTCTGGAAGAGATTCCTGTCTTGCGCCGGCTGCCGTCCTACTGGGACGCGTTCGAGGGCGGCGGGCACAACGACAGGCACGAAGTCGACACCGGGTTGCCTGCCGAAGCCATCGAGGAGTACACCCGCCGGCTGACCACCGTACCCGACGGATTCAGCGTCCACCCCAAGCTTCTGAAGCTGCTCGAGCAG from bacterium includes:
- a CDS encoding extracellular solute-binding protein, with the translated sequence MSSRSAGASFQAGAKGFLLLWVMLLSACSDGRTPVVLYSPHGRDLLELVEQAYEATNPQVDVRWLDMGSQEVYDRVRSERANPQADLWFGGPDTILSRGATEGLLAAYRPSWADHLPPESRHSGDLYFGLYRAVPVLLYNSAAIPESEAPRDWEDLLDPRWRQKVVIRDPLASGTMRTAFGLILARSVAETGSEDAGLDWLRRLDAQTSDYVQNPALLFEKIVRQEGLVTIWELTDALLLGERDAPVSYKFPTSGTPVIDDAIGLVAGAPHAEAAQDFIDWIGSEEALGLVAREVFRLPARDDLPPGSLPEWAELALAEIRPAQIDWDLLGERGQEWMRRWDREVRSKG
- a CDS encoding zinc metalloprotease translates to MGMNRKLGATAVLLMVLSAAVEPAPADAEESSLARMLQSITHDFDREGLEPGIVFQGEAGDLQAGVRCATRPIADFERQFIGSAVAEHLRAAGTRHRMKDLEIPVHFHILRKKNGDWNITDQQIAEQLDVLNRSFTAHGFSFTLDGVSRRKKNKFAKKCLSEKVETKFKKRYALDPTTTLNIYTCRPKDDVLGYAYFPSDYPEDSFMHGIVLLHSTFPGGKATPFDLGDTAVHETGHYLGLYHTFEGKCSAKNDRISDTPREKMPASGCPVTRDTCPEPGLDPVTNFMDYSDDDCVEEFTPEQEQWMKDQIATFKPGLM
- a CDS encoding 2-oxoglutarate dehydrogenase E1 component, translated to MNVDRVLEAFRRWGYLEADLDWLERLVPERHPELHDWTSDSEQETARRAREAYCGTLAVEFGHIPDPERRRWIADAMETANEAASNEATLELLLRAATFEETLQSRYIGNKRFSVEGLEALVPLLAEMLETAAEREAAKAVLAMSHRGRLNVMAHVVGVPLTKLLAGFEDVAPRSIMGAGDVKYHLGATGLYKARGGRELSIHLVSNPSHLEAVAPVAMGRVRAKQMRLDDRDGVKVVPIIMHGDAAFAGQGIAAEALNLAEVDGFSVGGTVHVVVNNLIGFTTEPAALHSSRFASDIAKRLPIPVFHVNGEDPDAVARVARIAMAYRYEFGSDVVVDLIGFRRHGHSEIDDPTMTQPDIYARVKARPPLWKTYAERIGTAADELDTLVAAVREEFGQAKQIAESLEEIPVLRRLPSYWDAFEGGGHNDRHEVDTGLPAEAIEEYTRRLTTVPDGFSVHPKLLKLLEQRREMGAGQRPVDFGMAEALALASLLDGGRPVRISGQDTRRGTFSHRHSVLVDVESGGEYCPLDHISEHQAGFEIYNSVLSEAAVLGYEYGFSRDYPEALVAWEAQFGDFANGAQIIFDQFVTAGEDKWGLLSGLVVLLPHGYEGQGPEHSSAKMERFLQLAAEDAIQIAYPSTACQYFHILRRQTLRKWRKPLIVFTPKSMLRHAAAASPREALSRNRFSNVFTEKTVDSARRVILCTGKIRHELMAERARNQLDDVAIVSIEQLYPFPHREVGAELDRHPDAREILWVQEEPANMGALFFVVPRIEQVSRGRHVRTIKRAASGSPATGSFKAHQLEQRTLIELAFR